A window of the Diabrotica undecimpunctata isolate CICGRU chromosome 1, icDiaUnde3, whole genome shotgun sequence genome harbors these coding sequences:
- the RNaseX25 gene encoding ribonuclease Oy, with translation MHLNFQILVLCLVVYSENIRAAQLPQTYGVTPTPYHDWDYILFSQRWAITSCTEWEEAKAGNTCTFPPDRTQWIVHGMWPTKKGTEGPLFCPSAIHFDPDQLDPMLDALKAQWTNVEANTKLYSFWKHEWDKHGTCSVDLPALNSIPNFFNKGLELNKQFNIADMLLQSQITPGTTGYTVDEIVNAIKAVTKHEPTVQCVVESHTKVSMISEIRICLDKSFEVIDCESTSLVNKTLGSAITNCSKKKPIMYLDNVPDDAQSQIDYIDEYSEERFRESAYYMEFYKLVKFLIWFSM, from the exons ATGCACTTAAATTTCCAAATTCTAGTTCTATGCCTTGTGGTCTATTCCGAGAACATTAg AGCTGCACAACTACCACAAACATATGGAGTCACTCCCACCCCTTATCACGACTGGGACTACATACTGTTCTCACAAAGATGGGCAATTACTTCGTGCACCGAATGGGAAGAAGCTAAAGCAGGCAACACTTGCACTTTCCCACCAGATCGAACCCAATGGATAGTTCACGGAATGTGGCCCACTAAAAAGGGAACAGAGGGCCCCTTGTTCTGTCCTTCTGCTATCCACTTCGATCCGGATCAACTGGATCCCATGTTGGATGCTCTCAAAGCCCAATGGACAAATGTGGAGGCAAATACCAAACTTTATTCCTTCTGGAAACACGAGTGGGATAAACATGGAACTTGTTCGGTAGATTTGCCAGCACTCAACAGTATTCCAAATTTCTTTAATAAAG gtctagaattaaataaacaattcaataTCGCCGACATGCTACTACAAAGTCAAATAACCCCAGGCACAACCGGTTACACTGTAGACGAGATAGTAAATGCCATAAAAGCAGTGACAAAACACGAACCGACTGTCCAGTGTGTAGTGGAAAGCCATACTAAGGTATCCATGATTAGTGAGATTAGGATATGTTTGGATAAATCCTTCGAAGTGATCGATTGTGAGTCCACAAGCCTTGTTAACAAAACATTAGGTTCAGCTATAACGAATTGTAGTAAAAAGAAACCCATAATGTACTTAGATAATGTTCCGGATGATGCACAGAGTCAGATTGATTATATAGATGAATATTCTGAAGAGAGATTTAGAGAGAGTGCGTATTACATGGAGTTTTATAAGTTAGTTAAATTTCTTATATGGTTTTCTATGTAA